One stretch of Arthrobacter polaris DNA includes these proteins:
- a CDS encoding helix-turn-helix domain-containing protein, giving the protein MPRFLTLADVAEQLQISAAACYSLVHSGELPAFQIGGRGQWRVDAANFEQFIDDRHSAARAMLATEDPAPHN; this is encoded by the coding sequence ATGCCCCGTTTTCTAACATTGGCCGACGTCGCCGAACAGCTGCAAATCTCAGCCGCCGCGTGCTATTCACTGGTCCACAGCGGAGAACTTCCCGCCTTTCAAATTGGCGGGCGCGGGCAGTGGCGCGTGGATGCAGCAAATTTCGAGCAATTCATTGATGATCGTCACTCTGCAGCCCGGGCGATGCTCGCAACCGAAGACCCAGCCCCGCACAACTGA
- a CDS encoding NAD-glutamate dehydrogenase, producing MSSHTPGHQPVQDQPRYGGQSFLNDYFVQLSEEDAALYDPELLNARAAAHQELAANRTPGQANVEIRDERDASVVYIITDDMPFLVDSVSAELVRQNRAIHLVTHPVFVVSRDKSNNDLTSVTKVPSHAGVASGDTSAMPNIAHLLGDGDNKSFLESWIAIEIGKTGEAEKTELKDGLVKVLANVRAAVEDWPAMREKALSRAEILATVLAXESLVDLREAEDLLHWMEADNFTFLGYREYDLHKRDGEDVLINREGSGLGVLRDGSSHPAIQHLTTTGRRKAREKRVLVITKANSRSTVHRGAYLDYIGVKSFDSQGNVNGEQRFIGLFSSAVYTGSVRNIPVVREXVEAVLRHFGFPPNSHSGKDLFAVLETYPRDELFQIEVSDLIEIANSILRLAERRRTRLFLRPDIYGRFMSALVYIPRDRYTTAVRHRIEEELTRTFNAVAIDFEARMSESALARLFFRIRLPKAYLVPADLHEXELEQRLVLAARSWPEGIAQVLRDSKPLDEAESLVGKWSEAFPASYRVAFEVEDALADIAQFEAFDAEYKAAIAAGLTPDKCAPGMHVYLPSGYGQELXEDARIKLYMAHPESLSKILPFFHNLGIEVLDERPFEIETLDKRDFFLYDLGLKYPAGVEPLTTAGLLTDAFGAAITGRSESDGFDQLVLTEGMHWRQIVILRAYAKYMRQMGNTNSFGFITNTLLHNVAVTRGLVDLFESRFNPAIDDEARPRLQAEVHERLNAALENVPTLDADRVLRTFTNLVDATLRTNYYRDRDYLSLKLDPLVIDGLPEPRPMFEIWVYSXRVEGTHLRFGKVARGGLRWSDRREDFRTEVLGLVKAQTVKNAVIVPTGAKGGFFAKQLPNPAVDRGAWMTEGKESYKTFIRGLLDVTDNLVATDNGEVVVPPVNVVRHDADDTYLVVAADKGTASFSDTANAISADYNFWLGDAFASGGSVGYDHKSMGITARGAWESVKRHFSEFDLDTQTQEFTVVGVGDMSGDVFGNGLLRTRHARLVAAXDHRDIFLDPNPVAGPAFEERQRLYDLPRSSWQDYNRELISEGGGVYSRTLKSIPISXEVALALGLAEGTTKLSPPELLRAVLLAPTDLLYNGGIGTYIKASTESNASVXDKANDSIRVDGADLRVKIIGEGGNLGMTQHGRVEAALHGVILNTDAIDNSAGVDCSDHEVNIKIFVDRMVAAGKLDPAERADFLMSMTDEIGQLVLEDNIEQNIVLLNDRQRVDEWSPSYERFMDWLEEHADLNRELEALPTNADLQERLLAGQGLTSPELAVLLAYAKMELAASLSASDLATDXWFKSTLRRYFPVQVAERFDQELDTHPLRKEIIATVVANDMVNLGGITXAFRAMEESSASEVVIAKAFVALHEIFDFDSMSAALRELPPSFPTEQWTTVHLDMRRLLDRAVRWLVNEGIGQQSIQDLVARFKPVVSSLSTHMXDFFQGSXVDRVATWYGRATSFDMPVTLGRRWAELFETFPLLDVAKVSEALHEPHSAVTSVYYTLYNRYGVDALLERITALPRNDRWQALARAALRDDLYATAADMTRNVMDSTDASTSTLERIEVWEAQNEEQLARAVRMFAEVNELEQDDMASLSVALRLLRSIVRR from the coding sequence ATGTCATCGCACACACCCGGCCATCAGCCTGTCCAGGACCAACCCCGGTACGGCGGCCAGTCATTCTTGAATGACTACTTTGTGCAACTATCCGAAGAGGACGCTGCCCTCTACGATCCGGAACTGTTGAACGCGAGGGCCGCTGCACACCAGGAGCTGGCAGCTAACCGCACACCCGGACAGGCTAATGTTGAAATCCGTGATGAGCGCGATGCCAGCGTTGTCTACATCATCACCGATGACATGCCGTTCTTGGTTGACTCCGTCAGCGCCGAACTGGTGCGCCAGAACCGTGCCATTCACCTTGTCACGCACCCTGTCTTCGTCGTATCCCGCGATAAGTCAAATAATGATCTGACCTCTGTTACCAAGGTTCCCTCGCACGCAGGAGTTGCCAGCGGGGACACCTCAGCCATGCCCAACATCGCGCACCTTCTTGGCGACGGAGACAATAAATCCTTCCTGGAATCCTGGATTGCCATTGAGATTGGCAAGACAGGCGAAGCTGAAAAGACTGAGCTAAAGGACGGGCTGGTCAAGGTTCTTGCTAATGTCCGTGCAGCAGTTGAAGACTGGCCCGCTATGCGGGAGAAGGCCCTGAGCAGGGCAGAAATTTTGGCAACGGTGTTAGCGNGGGAGTCCCTGGTTGACTTACGCGAAGCCGAAGACCTCCTGCACTGGATGGAAGCTGATAATTTCACCTTCCTTGGTTACCGCGAATATGACCTTCACAAGCGCGACGGCGAGGATGTGCTCATCAACCGCGAAGGCAGCGGACTGGGCGTACTTCGGGACGGTTCAAGCCATCCCGCTATCCAGCACTTGACAACCACTGGCCGCCGCAAAGCCCGAGAAAAGCGCGTTCTTGTCATCACCAAGGCAAACTCCCGCTCCACCGTGCACCGCGGTGCTTACCTGGATTACATTGGTGTCAAATCCTTTGACTCCCAGGGGAACGTCAATGGAGAGCAACGTTTCATCGGCCTGTTTTCCTCGGCCGTGTACACCGGATCGGTCCGTAACATCCCGGTGGTGCGTGAANAGGTCGAGGCCGTGCTGCGGCACTTTGGCTTCCCTCCCAATTCCCACTCAGGTAAGGACCTGTTTGCCGTTCTTGAGACGTACCCGCGCGATGAGCTATTCCAAATTGAGGTCTCTGATCTGATTGAGATTGCCAACAGCATCTTGCGTCTGGCTGAACGGCGGCGTACACGGTTGTTCCTGCGGCCTGACATTTATGGCAGGTTCATGTCGGCACTTGTCTACATCCCGCGCGATAGGTACACAACAGCTGTTCGCCACCGCATTGAAGAAGAGCTCACCCGAACCTTCAACGCGGTAGCCATCGATTTTGAAGCTCGCATGAGTGAATCAGCGCTGGCTCGGCTGTTCTTCCGTATCCGCTTGCCCAAGGCTTATCTGGTCCCCGCTGACTTGCACGAGNGGGAGCTGGAGCAGCGGCTGGTGCTTGCGGCACGGTCATGGCCTGAAGGCATCGCCCAGGTGCTGCGCGATTCCAAGCCGTTGGATGAAGCTGAGAGCCTTGTGGGCAAATGGTCCGAAGCGTTTCCCGCAAGCTACCGGGTTGCTTTTGAAGTCGAAGATGCGTTGGCGGATATTGCCCAATTTGAGGCGTTTGACGCAGAGTACAAGGCAGCAATTGCCGCTGGGTTGACTCCAGATAAGTGTGCCCCGGGCATGCACGTCTATCTGCCTTCAGGTTATGGACAGGAGCTANAAGAGGACGCCCGCATCAAGCTTTACATGGCGCATCCGGAAAGCCTCAGCAAGATCCTGCCGTTCTTCCATAACCTTGGTATCGAGGTCCTTGACGAGCGGCCATTTGAAATTGAGACGCTGGACAAGCGCGATTTCTTTCTTTACGACTTGGGTCTGAAGTACCCGGCTGGGGTTGAGCCACTGACCACGGCCGGACTTCTTACAGACGCATTTGGTGCCGCCATTACAGGGCGCAGCGAATCAGACGGCTTTGACCAGCTGGTACTGACTGAAGGCATGCACTGGCGCCAGATCGTGATCTTGCGTGCCTACGCCAAATACATGCGCCAGATGGGCAACACGAACTCTTTCGGCTTCATCACCAACACACTGCTGCACAACGTGGCCGTGACCCGCGGACTTGTTGATCTGTTTGAATCCCGTTTCAACCCTGCCATCGATGATGAAGCACGTCCAAGGCTCCAGGCCGAGGTCCACGAACGTCTCAACGCGGCGCTAGAAAACGTCCCCACCCTAGATGCTGATCGGGTCCTGCGCACCTTCACTAACTTGGTGGACGCCACGCTGCGAACCAACTATTACCGTGACCGGGACTATCTGAGCTTGAAGTTGGACCCGTTGGTCATTGACGGGCTACCGGAGCCACGGCCTATGTTTGAGATTTGGGTTTACTCCNCGCGCGTTGAAGGGACGCACCTACGCTTTGGCAAGGTTGCCCGAGGCGGGTTGCGCTGGTCTGACCGCCGTGAAGACTTCCGCACGGAAGTCCTTGGCCTGGTCAAAGCTCAAACGGTGAAAAACGCCGTCATTGTTCCTACCGGAGCTAAGGGCGGCTTCTTCGCCAAACAGTTGCCAAACCCGGCCGTTGACCGTGGTGCCTGGATGACCGAGGGCAAGGAAAGCTACAAAACCTTCATCCGCGGACTGCTCGATGTCACCGACAACCTTGTTGCCACCGACAACGGTGAAGTTGTTGTGCCGCCGGTAAATGTGGTGCGCCACGACGCCGATGACACGTACTTGGTGGTGGCAGCGGATAAGGGCACTGCGTCCTTCTCCGATACAGCCAACGCTATCTCCGCTGACTACAACTTCTGGCTGGGCGACGCGTTCGCCTCCGGTGGCTCCGTCGGTTACGACCACAAGTCCATGGGCATCACGGCGCGCGGTGCTTGGGAGTCGGTGAAGCGGCACTTTAGTGAGTTTGACCTCGATACCCAGACCCAGGAATTCACGGTTGTTGGCGTCGGGGACATGTCAGGTGACGTGTTCGGGAACGGGCTTCTGCGTACCCGCCACGCCCGCCTCGTTGCGGCTNTTGATCACCGGGATATTTTCCTTGACCCCAACCCTGTTGCGGGGCCGGCGTTCGAGGAACGTCAGCGCCTGTACGATCTGCCCAGATCATCCTGGCAGGACTACAACAGGGAACTCATCAGCGAAGGTGGTGGCGTCTACTCACGCACGCTGAAATCTATTCCGATTTCCNCCGAAGTGGCGTTGGCGCTGGGATTGGCTGAAGGAACCACTAAGCTCAGCCCGCCGGAACTACTGCGCGCAGTGCTATTGGCGCCCACTGACCTGCTCTACAACGGCGGCATCGGTACTTATATCAAGGCCAGCACCGAAAGCAACGCCTCAGTGNGGGATAAGGCGAACGATTCCATCCGCGTTGACGGTGCGGACCTGCGCGTGAAAATCATTGGCGAGGGCGGAAACCTGGGCATGACCCAGCACGGCCGCGTCGAGGCAGCCCTGCACGGGGTCATCCTTAACACCGACGCCATTGACAACTCAGCCGGGGTGGACTGTTCCGATCACGAAGTGAATATTAAGATCTTCGTTGACCGCATGGTGGCCGCAGGCAAGCTAGACCCGGCAGAGCGCGCCGATTTCTTGATGTCCATGACAGATGAAATCGGGCAGCTGGTGCTTGAGGACAACATTGAGCAGAACATCGTGTTGCTCAATGATCGACAGCGCGTGGATGAATGGAGCCCCAGCTATGAGCGCTTCATGGATTGGCTAGAAGAGCACGCCGATTTGAACCGCGAGCTTGAAGCACTGCCCACTAACGCTGACCTACAGGAACGGCTGCTGGCAGGGCAGGGGCTGACGTCCCCTGAACTGGCTGTCCTGCTCGCTTACGCCAAAATGGAACTTGCGGCGTCTCTGAGCGCCAGTGATTTAGCTACTGACNCCTGGTTCAAGTCCACACTACGGCGCTACTTCCCGGTCCAAGTGGCCGAGCGTTTTGACCAAGAGTTGGACACCCACCCACTGCGCAAGGAGATCATTGCCACGGTGGTGGCCAATGACATGGTCAACCTAGGCGGCATCACTNTTGCCTTCCGTGCCATGGAGGAGTCCTCAGCCAGTGAAGTGGTGATTGCCAAGGCATTTGTTGCGCTGCACGAAATCTTCGATTTTGATTCCATGAGTGCGGCATTGCGGGAGCTACCGCCAAGCTTCCCCACCGAGCAATGGACCACAGTGCATCTAGACATGCGGCGCCTGCTGGATCGTGCCGTACGCTGGCTGGTCAATGAAGGCATCGGCCAGCAGAGCATCCAGGACCTTGTCGCCCGGTTCAAGCCGGTGGTCAGTTCCCTGAGCACACACATGNGGGACTTCTTCCAGGGGTCGNACGTGGACCGTGTGGCGACGTGGTACGGCCGTGCCACATCCTTTGATATGCCAGTGACGTTAGGCCGGCGGTGGGCCGAGCTCTTTGAGACGTTCCCGCTACTTGATGTGGCAAAGGTCAGTGAAGCACTGCACGAACCACATTCTGCCGTTACCAGTGTCTACTACACGTTGTACAACCGCTACGGCGTGGATGCGTTGCTTGAACGGATTACGGCGCTGCCGCGCAATGACAGGTGGCAGGCACTGGCCCGTGCCGCACTCCGTGATGACCTCTATGCAACTGCTGCTGACATGACCCGAAATGTCATGGACAGCACCGACGCCAGCACTTCCACCTTGGAGCGGATTGAGGTGTGGGAGGCACAAAATGAGGAACAGCTGGCTCGTGCAGTACGCATGTTTGCTGAAGTCAATGAGCTAGAACAAGACGATATGGCGTCATTGTCGGTAGCATTGAGGCTCTTGCGTTCAATCGTGCGGCGCTAA
- a CDS encoding WhiB family transcriptional regulator, whose translation MDWRSRAACLDKDPELFFPVGNTGPALLQIEEAKSVCRRCPVIDTCLKWAIESGQDAGVWGGLSEDERRAMKRRAARARRAS comes from the coding sequence ATGGACTGGCGTAGTCGCGCAGCCTGCCTCGACAAGGACCCGGAATTGTTTTTCCCTGTGGGAAACACGGGTCCGGCCTTGCTGCAGATCGAGGAAGCAAAGAGCGTATGCCGTCGCTGTCCCGTGATTGACACCTGCTTGAAGTGGGCCATCGAATCCGGACAGGACGCAGGAGTTTGGGGTGGCTTGAGCGAGGATGAACGCCGCGCCATGAAGCGCCGCGCAGCCCGCGCCCGTCGCGCCAGCTAG
- a CDS encoding sensor histidine kinase yields the protein MAIFADMIRESSGLGPGDAEWLHLLVGDWQMIADLSFADLALWFPSNNGEGFVALAHVRPSTSHTMFHSDFVXERIQPELEPLVQMAWKTQNIERSHETKIWNSDMAMRVEAVPMVRNGRTLAVITSHMDLSSSRMPSRLELTYRQCAYDLLKMGTLGLWPDFASPTGSRRGAPRVGDGLLRLDVDGIVQYASPNGVSAFRRLGDGESLEGRSLAEVTTGLLKDRRMVDESLPLVVTGRMPWRTEIESRXVSLXLRAIPXRDATERFGALVLCRDVSELRRREQELVTKDATIREIHHRVKNNLQTVAALLRMQSRRMHSEEGKQGLEQAMRRVATIALVHETLSQGLAQNVDFDELIDRQFRLSAEVASPSQRVRTEREGAFEELPSDFATPLALVINELVTNAVEHGLQDREGTVWLKAHRYKNESGDDALTVAIADDGVGLPEGNIAEGLGLQIVRTLVTSELGGTIEWSPREGGGTVVTLHMALISRH from the coding sequence ATGGCAATCTTTGCCGACATGATCAGGGAAAGCTCAGGCCTGGGTCCCGGCGATGCCGAATGGCTGCACCTGTTGGTTGGAGACTGGCAGATGATTGCTGACCTGTCCTTCGCCGATCTGGCACTCTGGTTCCCGTCGAACAACGGCGAAGGCTTTGTGGCGCTGGCCCACGTGCGGCCTTCAACCTCCCACACCATGTTCCACTCAGACTTTGTGNGGGAGCGGATCCAACCGGAACTTGAACCCTTGGTCCAGATGGCGTGGAAGACTCAAAACATTGAGCGTTCGCATGAGACGAAGATCTGGAACTCGGACATGGCCATGCGAGTTGAGGCCGTGCCGATGGTGCGCAATGGTCGCACACTGGCTGTGATTACCAGCCACATGGATCTTTCAAGTTCAAGGATGCCCTCGCGGCTGGAGCTGACCTACCGCCAGTGTGCCTATGACCTGTTGAAGATGGGCACCTTGGGCCTGTGGCCCGATTTTGCGTCGCCAACCGGTTCGCGCCGCGGCGCCCCGCGCGTGGGCGATGGATTGCTGCGCCTTGATGTTGACGGCATTGTCCAATACGCCAGCCCCAATGGCGTTTCCGCGTTCCGCCGCCTGGGCGATGGTGAGTCCCTGGAGGGGCGTTCATTGGCTGAGGTCACCACAGGGCTGCTCAAGGACAGGCGAATGGTGGATGAATCACTGCCGCTAGTTGTCACTGGACGGATGCCGTGGCGTACTGAAATTGAATCCCGGNGAGTCAGCCTTNCCCTGCGAGCCATTCCCNTGCGTGATGCCACCGAGCGGTTTGGCGCCCTGGTGCTGTGCCGCGATGTCTCTGAGCTGCGGCGCAGGGAACAGGAACTGGTGACCAAGGACGCCACCATCCGTGAGATCCACCATAGAGTCAAGAACAACCTACAGACGGTGGCGGCTCTGTTGCGCATGCAGTCCCGGCGCATGCACAGTGAGGAAGGCAAGCAGGGACTGGAGCAGGCTATGCGACGTGTGGCAACCATCGCCCTTGTGCATGAGACCTTATCCCAGGGATTGGCTCAGAACGTTGACTTCGATGAGCTGATAGACAGGCAGTTCAGGCTTTCTGCCGAGGTTGCTTCCCCATCCCAGCGTGTACGCACCGAACGGGAGGGCGCCTTTGAGGAGCTGCCCAGCGATTTCGCCACTCCGCTGGCATTGGTGATCAATGAGCTGGTAACAAACGCCGTGGAGCATGGCCTGCAGGACCGTGAGGGGACGGTGTGGCTTAAGGCGCACCGTTACAAGAATGAGTCAGGCGATGATGCCCTGACAGTGGCCATTGCGGACGACGGCGTGGGGCTGCCTGAGGGGAACATTGCGGAGGGCTTGGGGTTGCAGATTGTGCGTACTCTGGTCACCAGTGAATTAGGTGGCACCATCGAGTGGTCCCCGCGCGAGGGTGGCGGTACCGTGGTGACGCTGCATATGGCCTTGATCAGCCGCCACTAA
- a CDS encoding Rv3235 family protein, translating to MITVATSTGTVPTPLVVRPVPPPVPDGSALAGANVVKLPIRAERVTAQNHAVDTESSGALRSLQPEAGELAMVEVMSGKVAQAALEVISGVRSVQQLARWLNTLCMNSLTTRARLHAEASKAASRRHSNEPGSXGMCTLHHQPMVHSIHCSAVSPGIFETAVVIADKTRFRAVAMRFEQHNGLWKVTALRIG from the coding sequence GTGATTACCGTAGCTACCTCTACAGGAACCGTCCCAACACCTCTGGTGGTCAGGCCCGTCCCACCACCTGTTCCCGATGGTAGTGCACTCGCGGGCGCTAACGTGGTGAAGCTTCCCATCAGGGCCGAACGNGTTACAGCGCAAAACCATGCAGTAGACACTGAGTCTTCGGGCGCTCTGAGATCCCTGCAACCAGAGGCGGGCGAGCTGGCTATGGTGGAGGTGATGTCAGGCAAGGTGGCGCAGGCCGCCCTCGAAGTGATCAGCGGCGTCAGATCCGTACAGCAGCTCGCCCGATGGTTGAACACACTGTGCATGAATTCTTTGACTACCCGTGCACGTCTCCACGCCGAGGCGAGTAAAGCCGCATCCCGCCGTCACAGCAATGAACCAGGCTCCNNGGGAATGTGCACATTGCACCACCAACCCATGGTGCATTCAATTCATTGCAGTGCCGTCTCACCCGGGATCTTCGAAACAGCGGTGGTGATCGCCGACAAGACACGATTCCGCGCCGTGGCCATGCGGTTCGAACAACACAACGGCCTCTGGAAGGTCACAGCTCTACGCATTGGGTAG
- a CDS encoding FtsK/SpoIIIE domain-containing protein has translation MGTARNRVALIIAGGLPLVLGTILALVTGSWMFLAFSVMGAMTVLVPLFGGSQRRRALLFAVEQATLQDVNRRFGAFPDAGTLTATVLVGXIRXPAAKAPGMGIVLRIGTATATAAVILAPADPGFSAPRVPVLPFILALDTTPVTISGPGTVVQSLLNYVLMQLDAATVAVVLLGSPXSIPLAARFLPRTVLAQSGPAAHRALNGLRREGTVDGTAASGHRPTSSPAVLIVMNGPAEPNILSMPGLRVLRFNVVGCESPAPPLTGTVMLRAAGNRVDGTYCGQHFVPDGVPTAIFDAYARRSAGWAAQPQPGGYTGHEPQPVNNPMLGPTTGDWLVSNTLPAQLTAELQIHAWSRSAGGPLRPVLLGHSENGPTMFDFNHDGPHLLVGGTTGSGKSEFLRTLVGSLCAAHSPADLQFVFVDFKGGAGLGVLGKLPHTTSLITDLAGHAMERTLASLRAELHHREAALAAVEAADCDVYRAMAHRPEIWGTAYHHAMAHLVIVIDEFRVLVDQYPDAMAELMRIAAVGRSLGIHLVMATQRPQGALNADIRANVTSSICLRVQSAFDSTDVIGTGVAATISVSTPGRAYISRAGAAPEEFQSATLHLPAVAAGQLPLVALTPDRLAVEALSPALAGALPTCTGTQASEVSPVAELMAKAWQQSQTSRPTLHAAPAVVAAELPPEISASRSAKTADKSSLLLGMVDVPQRQSLEPLHWNPQQHSHLACFGTSAETSKALALVASQLLAANQADFSEGRFCPYLLYLLDGDGSLGSFATNPWVGSHITPDNLRTAAYLVHRLAQTTRTSATPLVLCITDWGRWVAALRSSPWHGSEDALAELIRFKHPNLVVAVGGGRELLGATFLAAIPNRFFLTYGSSNESMMLWPRLPRFNALSGRAAIAGPSNAQAGQEDSETMHIAQLCRPAQKRASQLNVHPLLPAGPPPGHYAQDTLCVHTLPEYLSMAQTSAAVQNCPDVVCRAGSGTTAILGMGGDGRDLVRLTLAPGTVLPVIGGPGAGKSSFIRTLSSLNGGASRIRSSSGSALGXAGDVLWLDDVASLTPEELLRATASLASGIAIVAAFSYPGPALSKLPLEWGIRTAQQGIILMPQRPSDGELFGIRLDTSGTEPPGRGVVLERGRHCWFQFPNPQ, from the coding sequence ATGGGCACTGCACGCAACCGGGTGGCACTGATCATTGCTGGTGGCCTGCCNCTGGTGTTGGGCACTATTTTGGCTTTGGTAACGGGTTCCTGGATGTTTCTGGCATTCTCGGTCATGGGTGCCATGACCGTGCTGGTTCCACTGTTTGGCGGTTCCCAACGGCGCAGGGCACTNTTATTTGCGGTGGAACAAGCCACCCTCCAGGACGTGAACAGGCGTTTCGGGGCCTTCCCCGACGCCGGTACGTTGACGGCAACTGTCTTGGTAGGTNNGATTCGCNNACCAGCAGCTAAGGCCCCCGGTATGGGGATAGTTCTGCGCATTGGCACAGCTACCGCAACAGCAGCAGTGATCTTAGCACCAGCCGATCCNGGGTTTTCTGCTCCGCGGGTACCTGTGCTGCCCTTTATTCTGGCGTTGGACACAACACCGGTCACCATCAGTGGCCCCGGCACTGTAGTGCAGTCGCTTCTGAATTACGTCCTCATGCAATTGGATGCAGCCACCGTTGCCGTTGTCTTGCTTGGCTCCCCGGANTCCATCCCTCTCGCAGCAAGGTTTCTACCTCGCACAGTGCTGGCGCAGTCTGGGCCGGCCGCCCACCGGGCGCTTAACGGCCTTCGCCGTGAGGGCACTGTGGACGGTACCGCTGCTTCTGGTCACCGGCCCACCAGCTCTCCTGCTGTCTTGATTGTGATGAACGGGCCAGCCGAGCCGAATATCCTGTCCATGCCGGGGCTGCGGGTCCTGCGTTTTAACGTGGTGGGGTGTGAAAGCCCCGCCCCACCACTGACAGGAACCGTCATGCTGCGGGCTGCCGGAAATCGTGTGGACGGCACCTATTGCGGTCAACACTTTGTCCCTGACGGCGTGCCAACAGCCATCTTTGACGCCTATGCCCGCCGGAGTGCCGGATGGGCGGCCCAGCCACAGCCGGGTGGTTACACCGGCCATGAGCCTCAACCCGTAAATAATCCTATGCTTGGACCCACTACAGGGGACTGGTTGGTTTCGAACACCTTGCCAGCGCAACTCACCGCTGAGCTCCAGATCCACGCGTGGTCCCGGTCCGCAGGCGGTCCGCTACGGCCGGTTCTACTGGGGCACTCAGAGAATGGGCCCACCATGTTTGACTTCAATCACGACGGCCCACACCTCTTGGTGGGTGGCACTACTGGTTCAGGCAAGTCCGAGTTTCTCCGCACCTTGGTAGGCAGCCTGTGCGCCGCTCACTCNCCTGCAGACCTACAATTTGTCTTCGTCGATTTCAAGGGTGGAGCGGGGTTGGGCGTTCTTGGGAAACTCCCTCATACCACCTCGCTGATCACCGATCTGGCTGGCCACGCCATGGAGCGCACCTTGGCGTCACTGCGTGCCGAACTCCATCACCGTGAAGCAGCATTGGCTGCTGTCGAAGCCGCTGACTGCGATGTCTACCGTGCCATGGCGCATCGGCCAGAAATATGGGGCACCGCGTATCACCACGCAATGGCCCACTTGGTGATTGTCATTGATGAGTTCAGGGTCTTAGTTGACCAATATCCCGATGCCATGGCTGAGCTGATGCGAATAGCCGCCGTGGGACGGTCATTGGGCATTCATTTGGTGATGGCTACTCAACGTCCGCAAGGAGCCTTGAACGCGGATATCCGGGCCAATGTCACCAGTTCCATTTGCCTGCGGGTACAGTCCGCTTTCGATTCCACCGATGTCATTGGTACTGGTGTCGCCGCCACGATCAGCGTCAGCACACCGGGCCGCGCCTACATCAGCAGGGCTGGTGCGGCCCCTGAAGAATTTCAGAGCGCCACATTGCATCTGCCTGCCGTTGCCGCTGGGCAGCTGCCGTTGGTGGCATTAACGCCCGATCGGCTCGCAGTAGAGGCACTTTCGCCAGCCCTCGCTGGTGCCTTGCCAACATGCACGGGGACTCAGGCAAGCGAGGTCAGTCCCGTCGCTGAGCTCATGGCCAAAGCGTGGCAGCAGAGCCAAACATCCCGGCCCACGCTGCACGCGGCCCCGGCAGTTGTGGCAGCTGAACTGCCACCGGAGATCTCTGCCAGCAGAAGTGCAAAAACNGCCGACAAGTCTTCTCTTCTGTTGGGAATGGTGGATGTGCCACAACGCCAGTCCTTGGAGCCTTTGCACTGGAATCCACAGCAGCACTCTCACCTGGCCTGCTTTGGCACCTCGGCAGAGACCTCCAAGGCTCTTGCGTTGGTGGCCAGCCAGCTCTTGGCCGCCAACCAAGCAGACTTTTCCGAGGGCCGCTTCTGCCCCTACCTGCTGTACTTGCTAGATGGCGACGGGTCACTGGGCAGTTTTGCCACCAACCCCTGGGTGGGCAGCCATATAACGCCGGATAATTTAAGAACTGCTGCGTACCTCGTGCATCGATTGGCGCAGACAACTAGGACCAGTGCCACCCCGTTGGTTCTGTGCATCACCGACTGGGGCCGCTGGGTGGCAGCACTGCGGTCCAGCCCATGGCACGGCTCCGAGGATGCCCTTGCCGAGCTTATCCGCTTCAAGCATCCAAACCTGGTAGTGGCGGTGGGAGGTGGCCGCGAGCTACTGGGCGCGACGTTTCTTGCTGCCATTCCCAACAGGTTCTTTCTGACTTATGGAAGCAGCAACGAATCCATGATGCTCTGGCCCCGGCTGCCACGCTTCAATGCCCTGTCCGGACGAGCCGCCATCGCTGGACCCAGTAATGCACAAGCCGGGCAGGAGGACTCCGAGACAATGCACATTGCCCAACTCTGCAGGCCTGCGCAGAAGAGGGCCAGCCAGCTCAACGTCCATCCCCTCTTACCGGCGGGGCCACCGCCCGGGCACTATGCCCAAGACACCTTGTGTGTNCACACCCTGCCAGAATATCTTTCGATGGCACAGACATCGGCGGCTGTACAGAACTGTCCTGATGTAGTTTGCCGCGCAGGTTCAGGGACAACAGCCATCTTGGGTATGGGAGGCGATGGCAGGGATCTGGTCCGACTCACCCTTGCGCCGGGGACGGTGCTGCCAGTGATTGGCGGTCCTGGAGCAGGTAAGTCCAGCTTCATCCGCACACTGAGCTCTCTCAATGGCGGCGCCAGCAGGATTCGCTCAAGCTCAGGCTCCGCCCTGGGANNAGCCGGTGATGTTCTTTGGCTAGATGACGTTGCCTCCCTGACACCTGAGGAACTGTTGCGGGCCACCGCGTCATTGGCGTCAGGGATAGCGATTGTTGCGGCTTTCTCCTACCCGGGCCCGGCACTGTCAAAGCTGCCCTTAGAGTGGGGCATCAGAACTGCCCAACAAGGCATCATCTTAATGCCACAAAGGCCCAGTGACGGCGAGCTCTTTGGCATCCGGTTAGACACCTCAGGAACCGAGCCACCAGGGCGTGGGGTAGTCCTTGAGCGTGGCCGCCACTGCTGGTTCCAGTTCCCAAATCCGCAGTAG